The Paeniglutamicibacter sulfureus genome includes a region encoding these proteins:
- a CDS encoding YihY/virulence factor BrkB family protein, giving the protein MDQTQSSELELRRDSWLYAIKRTVREFSRDGATDLAAALTYYSVLSMVPGILALLSMLSLISSGPETRDSMVQTIRQISTAEMGTNAETLLIQLGQQTGAGWTLIAGLLVALWSASAYVGAFGRALNRTYSTAEGRPLWKLRPQMYLLTLVILCLAVVAIAILVLSGPVAEGIGSVLGLGEATLLAWNIAKWPVLVLIAVLMVALLYHFTPNVRQPRFRWISAGSLGALVILAISTSGFFFYVVNFSKYQSAYGALGGVIILLLWIWLANISLLLGSELDAEVERVRELRAGLAVEDELALPTRDDTGIAKAQLALLDDHEEARALRVRAGGEAHPDAELPGPRVPWGLLSAAAGTIGAYLVGRRHGADR; this is encoded by the coding sequence GTGGACCAGACACAAAGCAGTGAACTCGAACTACGCAGGGATTCCTGGCTCTATGCCATAAAGCGAACGGTACGGGAGTTTTCCCGGGACGGGGCCACTGACCTTGCGGCCGCGCTGACCTATTATTCGGTGCTTTCAATGGTTCCAGGGATACTGGCATTGCTCTCGATGCTCTCATTGATCAGCAGCGGACCCGAGACCAGGGATTCTATGGTCCAGACCATCAGGCAGATCAGCACCGCCGAGATGGGCACCAACGCCGAAACCCTGCTGATCCAGCTCGGGCAACAGACCGGGGCCGGCTGGACGTTGATTGCCGGTTTGCTGGTGGCCCTGTGGTCGGCCTCGGCCTACGTGGGCGCTTTCGGCAGGGCCCTGAACCGCACCTATTCCACCGCCGAAGGCCGTCCCCTGTGGAAGCTGCGGCCCCAGATGTACCTGTTGACCTTGGTGATCCTGTGTCTGGCGGTGGTGGCCATTGCCATCCTGGTCCTTTCGGGACCCGTGGCCGAGGGAATCGGCTCCGTGTTAGGCCTCGGCGAGGCGACGCTCTTGGCGTGGAACATCGCCAAATGGCCGGTGCTCGTGCTGATTGCGGTGCTCATGGTCGCACTGCTCTACCATTTCACCCCGAACGTCAGGCAGCCCAGGTTTCGCTGGATCAGTGCCGGGTCCCTGGGTGCCTTGGTGATCCTGGCTATCAGTACCTCGGGATTCTTCTTCTACGTGGTGAACTTCAGCAAGTACCAAAGCGCCTACGGCGCCCTGGGAGGCGTGATCATTCTGCTGTTGTGGATCTGGCTGGCAAATATCTCGCTGCTGCTGGGTTCCGAACTTGACGCCGAAGTCGAACGAGTCCGGGAATTGCGCGCAGGTCTGGCTGTGGAGGATGAACTGGCGTTGCCAACCCGCGACGACACGGGAATCGCCAAGGCGCAATTGGCCCTGCTTGATGACCATGAAGAGGCGCGTGCCCTGCGGGTTCGCGCGGGCGGGGAGGCGCACCCCGACGCCGAGTTGCCAGGTCCGAGAGTGCCCTGGGGACTGCTGTCAGCGGCCGCCGGCACCATCGGGGCATATCTGGTGGGCAGACGCCACGGTGCCGACCGCTAA
- a CDS encoding TIGR01777 family oxidoreductase: MAIFEYTTHLPYPRETVFRWFERPGALPRLSAPFSGSIRQEPDKGIAVGSRAVMDVAAPGTLGTGLAAAVAAGAQALGLHGRVRAEIPWHAKHISLNPGHDFTDIMESGPLARWEHQHLFTDDGDGQNRGTMMRDVVEYELPLLGRLPRGRAHKIAERAFKHELIQVFRYRERMLRADLAFHASHDAKPLTIAVAGASGLIGTQLCALLGGGGHRVKRLVRDRHAATGEDTIFWAPDHAVLDAEDLRDVDAVVNLAGHTIGGRFTASAKEEIRSSRVLGTGLLARALASLAKDGKQRSLIVASGIGIYGANPHAAGRAVPLGEDAEPGKDFLAEVCAAWEDACSPAREAGVRVVNMRTGLVQSPATGVLQRMLPLYALGLGGPLGSEAWQSWISVDDVVGIYAHALLTDSLVGPVNAVAPHPVQAKDYAQVLGKVLRRPARIPVPAFGPRLLLGKQGAEELAFADQLVSGRKVEDSGYLFRHPDLESALRHVLGHS; the protein is encoded by the coding sequence ATGGCAATCTTTGAATACACGACCCACCTGCCCTACCCGCGGGAAACGGTTTTCCGCTGGTTTGAGCGACCCGGCGCCTTGCCCCGGCTTTCGGCTCCGTTTAGCGGTTCAATCAGGCAGGAACCGGACAAGGGAATTGCCGTGGGATCGCGGGCCGTCATGGATGTGGCGGCACCGGGGACACTGGGCACCGGCCTTGCCGCCGCCGTCGCCGCCGGGGCCCAGGCGCTGGGACTTCACGGCCGGGTGCGCGCCGAAATCCCTTGGCATGCCAAGCACATTTCCCTCAACCCCGGGCACGATTTCACCGACATCATGGAGTCAGGGCCGCTGGCCCGCTGGGAACACCAGCACCTATTCACCGACGACGGCGACGGGCAGAACCGCGGCACCATGATGCGCGACGTCGTGGAGTACGAGCTCCCGCTCCTGGGCAGGCTTCCCCGGGGCCGCGCACACAAGATCGCCGAGCGGGCCTTCAAACACGAACTCATCCAGGTCTTCCGGTATCGGGAACGCATGCTCAGGGCGGATCTGGCCTTCCACGCAAGTCATGACGCCAAGCCACTGACGATTGCCGTGGCCGGTGCCTCCGGCCTGATAGGCACCCAGCTTTGCGCCCTGCTGGGCGGTGGAGGGCACCGCGTCAAGCGACTGGTGCGCGACCGGCACGCGGCCACCGGCGAGGACACGATCTTCTGGGCGCCGGATCACGCGGTGCTCGACGCCGAGGATCTGCGCGATGTCGATGCCGTGGTGAACCTGGCAGGACACACCATTGGCGGAAGGTTCACTGCAAGTGCCAAGGAGGAAATCCGCTCCTCGCGCGTGCTGGGAACCGGTCTGCTCGCCCGCGCGTTGGCATCCCTCGCCAAGGACGGGAAGCAACGCAGCCTCATCGTGGCCTCGGGCATTGGCATTTATGGGGCGAATCCTCACGCCGCAGGGCGGGCTGTTCCACTGGGGGAGGACGCCGAACCCGGAAAGGATTTCCTCGCGGAGGTCTGCGCGGCCTGGGAAGACGCATGTTCGCCCGCTCGCGAGGCTGGGGTGCGCGTCGTCAATATGCGTACCGGCCTGGTGCAGTCGCCGGCCACCGGTGTCCTGCAACGGATGCTGCCGCTCTACGCCCTGGGCCTGGGAGGGCCCCTGGGATCGGAGGCCTGGCAGTCCTGGATCAGCGTCGACGACGTGGTGGGCATCTATGCCCATGCGCTGTTGACCGATTCACTGGTCGGACCCGTCAACGCGGTCGCTCCGCACCCGGTGCAGGCCAAGGATTATGCGCAGGTCCTGGGCAAGGTTTTGCGCCGGCCCGCCCGCATACCGGTCCCCGCGTTCGGGCCCAGGCTACTGCTGGGCAAGCAAGGTGCCGAGGAACTGGCGTTCGCCGACCAGCTCGTCTCCGGCCGCAAGGTCGAGGACAGCGGCTACCTGTTCAGGCATCCGGATCTGGAATCGGCTTTGCGTCACGTGTTGGGGCATTCCTAG